Proteins encoded within one genomic window of uncultured Sphingopyxis sp.:
- a CDS encoding hemolysin family protein, whose product MTPFPWSDVAIIAVLVVLNGVFAMSELAIVSSRDPRLQAAEKRGSRGARIARQLASDPGRFLSTVQVGITLIGVLTGAYSGASLGQPVADRLAAWLGLDAENAQAAGFAAVIALTTYFSLIAGELVPKQFALRAPERIAIIVAPMMYWLSRIAAPLVWLLDNSSAVVFRLFGLNRESEDRVTAEELHLIVAEASKSGVIEESERAIISGVVRLADRPVREVMTPRKDVDWIDISLDARGVRDKLLETPHSRLPVARGSVDDIAGVVQARDIAAALFKGETLDLEQLMRPAKVIHDQIDAMDALEALRAAEVPMLLVHDEYGHFDGLVTPADLLSAIAGEFASDQDIGSEPFVVERDDGSLLIAGSMPADQMAERLGIELGEDRDYATAAGHALAILKHLPTEGEAFSDKGWRFEIVDMDGRKIDKLLVTEVRAPKDDEGE is encoded by the coding sequence ATGACCCCTTTTCCCTGGTCCGACGTTGCGATCATCGCGGTCCTCGTTGTCCTCAACGGCGTTTTCGCCATGTCCGAGCTCGCCATCGTCTCGTCGCGCGACCCGCGACTGCAGGCCGCCGAGAAGCGCGGCAGCCGGGGAGCCAGGATCGCGCGCCAGCTCGCCTCCGATCCCGGGCGCTTCCTGTCGACGGTGCAGGTCGGCATCACGCTGATCGGGGTGCTGACCGGCGCCTATTCGGGCGCGAGCCTGGGGCAACCGGTCGCCGACCGGCTCGCGGCCTGGCTGGGGCTCGACGCCGAAAATGCGCAGGCCGCGGGTTTCGCGGCGGTCATCGCGCTCACCACCTATTTCTCGCTGATCGCCGGCGAACTAGTGCCCAAGCAGTTCGCGCTGCGCGCCCCCGAACGGATCGCCATCATCGTCGCGCCGATGATGTACTGGCTGTCGCGGATCGCGGCGCCGCTCGTGTGGCTGCTCGACAATAGTTCGGCGGTCGTGTTCCGTCTGTTCGGCCTCAACCGCGAATCGGAGGACCGGGTGACCGCCGAGGAGCTGCACCTGATCGTCGCCGAGGCGTCGAAGTCGGGGGTGATCGAGGAAAGCGAGCGCGCGATCATCTCTGGCGTCGTGCGGCTCGCCGACCGCCCGGTGCGCGAGGTGATGACGCCGCGCAAGGATGTCGACTGGATCGACATCTCGCTCGATGCCAGGGGCGTGCGCGACAAATTGCTCGAAACGCCGCACAGCCGCCTGCCGGTCGCGCGCGGTTCGGTCGACGACATCGCCGGCGTCGTGCAGGCGCGCGACATCGCCGCGGCGCTGTTCAAGGGCGAGACGCTCGACCTCGAGCAGCTGATGCGCCCGGCGAAGGTCATCCACGACCAGATCGACGCGATGGATGCGCTCGAGGCCCTGCGCGCCGCCGAAGTGCCGATGTTGCTCGTCCACGACGAATATGGTCATTTCGACGGGCTGGTGACGCCCGCCGACCTGCTGTCGGCGATCGCCGGCGAATTCGCGTCGGACCAGGACATCGGCAGCGAACCCTTCGTCGTCGAGCGCGACGACGGCAGCCTGCTGATCGCCGGGTCGATGCCCGCCGACCAGATGGCCGAGCGGCTCGGCATCGAGCTGGGCGAGGACCGCGACTATGCCACCGCGGCGGGTCATGCGCTCGCGATCCTGAAGCATCTGCCGACCGAGGGCGAGGCGTTCAGCGACAAGGGCTGGCGATTCGAGATCGTCGACATGGACGGGCGCAAGATCGACAAATTGCTCGTCACCGAGGTCCGGGCCCCCAAGGACGACGAGGGCGAGTGA
- a CDS encoding OmpA family protein, whose translation MNSKTIKLTILTSIGAIALTGCVTDPVTGERKISKAAIGGVGGALGGYLLGDLIGGRNSRTEEIVGAGIGAVAGAGVGYYMDQQEKKLRERTAGTGIDVERQGDQLVLNMPGDVTFDLNSAMVKSQFRSALDNVASTLAEYPSTYIDVYGHTDSTGSDSYNQGLSERRAASVADYLAGRGIQRARMATLGYGESQLKCSPEQSEADYQCNRRVEIRIAPVTQADVNAAQ comes from the coding sequence ATGAACAGCAAGACGATCAAGCTCACCATTCTCACCAGCATCGGCGCGATCGCGCTGACGGGCTGCGTCACCGACCCGGTGACCGGCGAGAGAAAGATTTCGAAGGCCGCGATCGGCGGCGTCGGCGGCGCGCTCGGCGGCTATCTGCTCGGCGACCTGATCGGCGGCAGGAACAGCCGCACCGAGGAAATCGTCGGGGCGGGCATCGGCGCGGTCGCGGGCGCGGGCGTCGGCTATTATATGGATCAGCAGGAAAAGAAGCTGCGCGAGCGCACCGCGGGCACCGGCATCGACGTCGAGCGCCAGGGCGACCAGCTCGTGCTCAACATGCCCGGCGACGTGACCTTCGACCTCAACAGCGCGATGGTGAAGTCGCAGTTCCGCAGCGCGCTCGACAATGTCGCCTCGACGCTCGCCGAATATCCGAGCACCTATATCGACGTTTACGGCCACACCGATTCGACCGGCAGCGACAGCTATAACCAGGGCCTGTCCGAACGCCGCGCCGCGTCGGTCGCCGACTATCTCGCCGGCCGCGGCATCCAGCGCGCGCGCATGGCGACGCTCGGCTATGGCGAATCGCAGCTCAAATGCTCGCCCGAGCAGAGCGAAGCCGATTATCAGTGCAACCGCCGCGTCGAAATCCGCATCGCGCCGGTCACCCAGGCCGACGTCAACGCGGCGCAGTGA
- a CDS encoding DUF2093 domain-containing protein — protein sequence MLIASRNRLARLQYGPNGFRVLAPGDHVLCAVTGAPIGLDELRYWSVARQEAYASAALSVQAALDAARQA from the coding sequence ATGCTGATCGCCAGCCGCAACCGCCTTGCCCGCCTCCAATATGGACCCAACGGCTTTCGCGTCCTCGCGCCCGGCGACCATGTGCTGTGCGCGGTGACCGGCGCGCCGATCGGGCTCGACGAGCTGCGTTACTGGTCGGTCGCGCGGCAGGAAGCTTATGCGAGCGCCGCATTGTCGGTGCAGGCCGCACTGGACGCCGCGCGCCAGGCATGA
- a CDS encoding queuosine precursor transporter: protein MENSSSRVIAPSLLLFAILYGGMVPLGGFLGAKQVALGPLAVEAGIFPFLTLIAISSGIAELHGRAVADRLVRLGFIPLILAIALTVFVLQLPTDAGMYEPAKEAFPIIVGQGWRMMAAGILAYGVSVSLNVWLFSRMTANNGRLLPLRGFIAAALSQIIDTLIFISVSFYGVRPIGDLMLGQMIAKIVLSAVMVPLLVMAVVAIGRNLDAKTAG from the coding sequence ATGGAAAATAGCTCTTCGCGCGTCATCGCGCCTTCGTTGCTGCTGTTCGCAATCCTCTACGGCGGCATGGTTCCGCTCGGCGGTTTCCTGGGGGCGAAACAGGTCGCGCTCGGCCCGCTGGCGGTCGAGGCGGGGATCTTCCCCTTTTTGACGCTGATCGCGATTTCGAGCGGCATCGCCGAACTGCACGGGCGCGCCGTCGCCGACCGGCTGGTGCGGCTGGGCTTCATCCCGCTGATCCTCGCGATCGCCCTCACCGTGTTCGTGCTGCAATTGCCGACCGACGCGGGCATGTACGAGCCGGCCAAGGAAGCCTTCCCGATCATCGTCGGGCAGGGCTGGCGCATGATGGCGGCGGGCATTCTCGCCTATGGCGTGTCGGTCAGCCTCAACGTCTGGCTGTTTTCGCGGATGACCGCGAACAACGGCCGGCTGCTGCCGCTCCGCGGTTTCATCGCCGCGGCCTTGAGCCAGATCATCGATACATTGATCTTCATCAGCGTCAGCTTCTATGGCGTCCGGCCGATCGGCGACCTGATGCTCGGCCAGATGATCGCGAAGATCGTTCTGTCGGCGGTGATGGTGCCGCTGCTCGTGATGGCGGTCGTCGCCATCGGCCGCAACCTTGATGCAAAGACTGCTGGATGA
- a CDS encoding YggT family protein: MLLDILSILLNILWWIIIVQAVMSWLIAFNVINTHNDFVGQLWHVLDRITEPLYRPFRRIMPDFGGIDLTPMVVLILLIILQGPVMAYLYRLGIQAGMA; the protein is encoded by the coding sequence ATGCTTCTCGATATATTGTCGATCCTGCTCAACATCCTGTGGTGGATCATCATCGTCCAGGCGGTGATGTCGTGGCTGATCGCGTTCAACGTCATCAACACGCACAATGATTTCGTCGGGCAGCTCTGGCATGTGCTCGACCGGATCACCGAGCCGCTCTATCGCCCCTTCCGTCGCATCATGCCCGATTTCGGCGGCATCGACCTGACGCCGATGGTGGTGCTGATCCTGCTCATCATCCTCCAGGGTCCGGTGATGGCCTATCTCTACCGGCTCGGCATCCAGGCCGGGATGGCCTGA
- a CDS encoding MarC family protein — protein MIDLFISAFVTLFVVIDPPGCAPIYASLTTGASAAQRRSMAIRATIIAGLILVFFAMFGEALLSFLHIDLDSFRIAGGIMLFIIAIDMVFEKRTERREQRAEKVMATPEIEDVSVFPMAMPMLAGPGSIASVMLLVSQNNGLERAFVIFAALLLVLLLTLAALLSAGPLMRLIGNKGEAVITRLLGVLLAALAAQFVIDGLKASFPSLA, from the coding sequence ATGATCGACCTCTTCATCTCGGCCTTCGTCACGCTGTTCGTCGTCATCGACCCGCCGGGCTGCGCGCCGATCTATGCCAGCCTGACCACCGGCGCGAGCGCGGCGCAGCGCCGTTCGATGGCGATCCGCGCGACGATCATCGCGGGGCTGATACTCGTCTTTTTCGCGATGTTCGGCGAAGCCTTGCTCAGCTTCCTTCACATCGACCTCGACAGTTTCCGCATCGCGGGCGGGATCATGCTGTTCATCATTGCGATCGACATGGTGTTCGAGAAGCGCACCGAACGCCGCGAACAGCGCGCCGAAAAGGTGATGGCAACCCCCGAAATCGAGGATGTGTCGGTGTTTCCGATGGCGATGCCGATGCTGGCGGGGCCGGGGTCGATCGCCTCGGTGATGCTGCTCGTGTCGCAGAACAACGGGCTCGAGCGCGCCTTCGTCATCTTCGCCGCCTTGCTGCTCGTGCTGCTGCTCACGCTGGCCGCGCTGCTGTCCGCGGGGCCGCTGATGCGGCTGATCGGCAACAAGGGCGAGGCGGTGATCACGCGCCTGCTCGGCGTGCTGCTCGCGGCGCTCGCGGCGCAATTCGTGATCGACGGGCTGAAGGCGAGCTTCCCGAGTTTGGCATAG
- a CDS encoding NupC/NupG family nucleoside CNT transporter: MERLIGLAGIVALLAIAVLFSSNRRWIRLRVVIPAFLLQAGFAILVIATPWGRTVIQAMSNGVSNLLGYAKAGTDFIFGPLASPEMGANSFAIAALPVIVFFASLISILYYLGIMQLVIKWVGGAIQKVTGITKVESLGAAANIFVGQSESPLVIRPYLAGLTPSQLFTVMTVGMAGVAGTILGAYASMIGEQLLPYLLAASFMSAPGGILMAKIMMPDDPKDLGIEPVIMPEASHDEEKPANIIMAAAQGAQTGVKLAVAVGAMVLAFVALVALANGLLAGIGGWFGYEGLSFQAVIGTIFRPVMWLMGVPWEESATVGGLFGSKVVLNEFVAFIDLGKAQGDMSMAAVAIATFALCGFANFSSIAIQMAVTGGLAPNQRPMIAKLGLKALLAGSLSNLMSAALAGLMLGIAPPLAEPDTVPPAPVAAPESATPPAATP; this comes from the coding sequence ATGGAACGCCTGATCGGTCTCGCCGGCATCGTCGCATTGCTTGCGATTGCCGTGCTTTTTTCGTCGAACCGGCGGTGGATTCGGCTGCGCGTCGTCATTCCCGCCTTCCTGCTCCAGGCCGGGTTCGCGATCCTCGTCATCGCCACGCCATGGGGCCGCACTGTGATCCAGGCGATGTCGAACGGGGTTTCGAACCTGCTCGGCTATGCCAAGGCGGGCACCGACTTCATCTTCGGCCCGCTCGCCTCGCCCGAAATGGGCGCGAACAGCTTTGCGATCGCCGCGCTTCCGGTGATCGTCTTCTTCGCCTCGCTCATCTCGATCCTCTATTATCTCGGCATCATGCAGCTGGTGATCAAATGGGTCGGCGGCGCGATCCAGAAGGTCACCGGCATCACCAAGGTCGAAAGCCTCGGCGCCGCGGCGAATATCTTCGTCGGCCAGTCCGAATCGCCGCTCGTCATCCGGCCCTATCTCGCCGGATTGACCCCGTCGCAGCTCTTCACCGTGATGACGGTCGGCATGGCGGGCGTCGCGGGCACGATCCTCGGCGCCTATGCGAGCATGATCGGCGAGCAGCTCCTGCCCTATCTGCTCGCCGCGAGCTTCATGTCCGCGCCGGGCGGTATATTGATGGCGAAGATCATGATGCCCGACGACCCCAAGGATCTGGGTATCGAGCCGGTGATCATGCCCGAGGCGAGCCACGACGAGGAAAAGCCCGCCAACATCATCATGGCAGCGGCACAGGGCGCGCAGACCGGCGTCAAGCTGGCGGTCGCGGTCGGCGCAATGGTGCTCGCCTTCGTCGCGCTCGTCGCGCTCGCCAACGGGCTGCTCGCCGGGATCGGCGGCTGGTTCGGTTATGAGGGCCTGTCGTTCCAGGCGGTCATCGGCACAATCTTCCGCCCGGTGATGTGGTTGATGGGCGTGCCGTGGGAGGAAAGCGCGACCGTCGGCGGCCTGTTCGGCAGCAAGGTCGTGCTCAACGAATTCGTCGCCTTCATCGACCTCGGCAAGGCGCAGGGCGACATGTCGATGGCGGCGGTCGCAATCGCGACCTTTGCGCTGTGCGGTTTCGCCAATTTCAGCTCGATCGCGATCCAGATGGCGGTGACCGGCGGACTCGCGCCCAACCAGCGTCCGATGATCGCGAAGCTCGGGCTGAAGGCGCTGCTCGCGGGCAGCCTGTCGAACCTGATGTCGGCCGCGCTCGCCGGGCTGATGCTCGGGATCGCGCCGCCGCTCGCTGAACCCGACACGGTGCCGCCGGCCCCCGTAGCAGCTCCGGAATCGGCGACGCCACCCGCAGCGACCCCCTGA
- a CDS encoding alpha/beta hydrolase → MNKVGERPGVWINGICHVNGIDIHYRRTGGGKPPLLVLHGLIASGACLLPLVHGLEDRFDVILPDARGHGNSSAPETGYSYGDLAADVAGLIRELKLEAPILAGHSMGGMTAAVAASELGVAARALILIDPTFISPAWQREVYESDVAADHRRSLQSTRNELLDQARLKNASRSAELIEHLVDARLHTSLSAFEILTPPNPDWRELVRNIPVPTLLLIGDGGVVSLDTARELHGLNPLLQYELIADAGHGMPYDKPAQVSGVMRAFLEQAIMAGEA, encoded by the coding sequence ATGAACAAGGTCGGAGAACGGCCGGGCGTGTGGATCAATGGCATCTGCCACGTCAACGGCATCGACATCCATTACCGCAGAACCGGCGGAGGCAAGCCTCCGCTGCTGGTTTTGCACGGGCTAATCGCGAGCGGCGCTTGCCTGTTGCCGCTGGTACATGGGCTGGAGGATCGCTTCGATGTGATTCTGCCCGACGCCCGGGGGCATGGGAACTCCAGCGCCCCCGAAACGGGCTATTCCTATGGCGATCTGGCCGCCGATGTTGCCGGGCTTATCCGGGAACTGAAGCTGGAGGCTCCGATATTGGCCGGCCATTCCATGGGCGGGATGACCGCCGCGGTTGCGGCCAGCGAACTCGGTGTGGCCGCGAGGGCCCTCATTCTGATCGATCCCACTTTCATCAGCCCGGCGTGGCAACGCGAGGTTTATGAAAGTGACGTTGCGGCAGATCATCGTCGATCACTTCAATCGACAAGGAATGAGTTGCTCGATCAAGCCCGTCTCAAAAATGCGAGTCGGTCGGCGGAGTTGATCGAACATCTGGTCGATGCCCGGCTTCATACCAGCTTGAGCGCGTTCGAGATCCTTACGCCGCCTAACCCGGACTGGCGCGAACTTGTCCGGAATATTCCGGTTCCCACACTTCTTCTGATCGGCGACGGCGGCGTCGTCTCGCTCGATACAGCCCGCGAACTGCACGGCCTCAATCCGCTGCTGCAATACGAATTGATCGCTGACGCCGGCCACGGCATGCCCTATGACAAACCCGCGCAGGTGAGCGGGGTCATGAGGGCGTTTTTGGAGCAAGCGATCATGGCGGGCGAGGCGTGA
- the purD gene encoding phosphoribosylamine--glycine ligase, with amino-acid sequence MNILLVGSGGREHALSWQLAQSPSCAKLYAAPGNPGIELYAECVPVAADDLDALIAFVKAHAIDFVVVGPEAPLVAGLADRLRAIGIPAFGPSAAAARLEGSKGFTKDLCARASIPTAAYVRCTSAEEALAVLEGFSIPVVIKADGLAAGKGVIIAETREEAEAAIEDMFDGAFGGAGAEVVIEEFMTGEEASFFALSDGTDVIAFGSAQDHKRVGDGDTGPNTGGMGAYSPAPVLTAELEAAVMDRIIRPTVATLAAEGTPYVGVLFAGLMLTAEGPKLIEYNCRFGDPECQVLMMRFKGDFAALLHAAATGTLATAEAPAFSHDYALTVVMAAKGYPGTPEKGGAIRGIANAEAGGVRVFHAGTARADGAIVAAGGRVLNVTATGKSVTEAQARAYAAVDRLDFPTGFCRRDIGWREVAREAG; translated from the coding sequence ATGAATATCCTGCTGGTCGGATCGGGGGGCCGCGAACATGCGCTCAGCTGGCAGTTGGCACAATCGCCAAGCTGCGCCAAGCTCTATGCCGCACCGGGCAACCCGGGGATCGAGCTTTACGCCGAATGCGTGCCCGTCGCGGCCGACGATCTCGACGCGCTGATCGCCTTCGTAAAGGCGCATGCGATCGATTTCGTCGTCGTCGGCCCCGAAGCGCCGCTCGTCGCCGGCCTCGCCGACCGCCTGCGCGCCATCGGCATCCCCGCCTTCGGCCCCAGCGCCGCCGCGGCGCGGCTCGAAGGATCGAAGGGCTTCACCAAGGATCTCTGCGCGCGCGCGTCGATCCCGACCGCCGCTTATGTCCGCTGCACCTCCGCCGAGGAAGCGCTCGCCGTGCTCGAAGGCTTTTCAATCCCCGTGGTGATCAAGGCCGACGGCCTTGCCGCGGGCAAGGGCGTGATCATCGCCGAAACGCGCGAAGAGGCCGAGGCCGCGATCGAGGACATGTTCGACGGCGCCTTCGGCGGCGCGGGCGCCGAGGTCGTGATCGAGGAGTTTATGACCGGCGAGGAGGCGAGCTTTTTCGCCCTCTCCGACGGCACCGACGTCATCGCCTTCGGCAGCGCGCAGGATCACAAGCGCGTCGGCGACGGCGACACCGGCCCGAACACCGGCGGCATGGGCGCCTACAGCCCCGCCCCCGTGCTCACCGCCGAACTCGAAGCCGCCGTCATGGACCGCATCATCCGCCCCACGGTGGCGACGCTCGCCGCCGAAGGCACACCCTATGTGGGGGTTCTCTTCGCGGGGCTGATGCTGACCGCCGAGGGTCCGAAGCTGATCGAGTATAATTGCCGCTTCGGCGACCCCGAATGCCAGGTGCTGATGATGCGCTTCAAGGGCGATTTCGCCGCGCTGCTCCACGCCGCCGCGACCGGGACGCTCGCCACAGCCGAAGCGCCGGCCTTTTCGCACGACTATGCGCTCACAGTGGTCATGGCGGCGAAGGGCTATCCGGGCACCCCCGAAAAGGGCGGCGCGATCCGCGGCATCGCCAATGCCGAGGCGGGCGGTGTGCGCGTCTTCCACGCCGGCACCGCGAGGGCGGACGGGGCGATCGTCGCCGCGGGCGGCCGCGTCCTCAACGTCACCGCGACGGGCAAGAGCGTGACCGAAGCGCAGGCGCGCGCCTATGCCGCGGTCGACAGGCTCGATTTCCCGACCGGCTTCTGCCGTCGCGACATCGGCTGGAGAGAGGTCGCGCGCGAAGCGGGCTAA
- the folD gene encoding bifunctional methylenetetrahydrofolate dehydrogenase/methenyltetrahydrofolate cyclohydrolase FolD, which yields MTASIPATKIIDGKTFAAGLRARIAEAVPAFRAATGRAPGLAVVLVGDDPASAVYVGSKGKATVAAGMESFEHRLPATARQEEVEALLATLNADEAVDGILLQLPLPGHLDEQAAVATIDPDKDVDGLTPVSAGRLALGIAGMVPCTPYGCLLLLQDRLGDLSGKDAIVVGRSILVGKPMGQLLLGANCTVTMAHSRTRDLPDLVRRADIVVAAVGRAEMVKGDWIKPGAIVIDVGINRLPPAEGAAKGRLVGDVDYADAANVADAITPVPGGVGPMTIACLLRNTLVAAHRRAGLADPEGF from the coding sequence ATGACCGCTTCGATTCCCGCGACCAAGATCATCGACGGCAAGACCTTCGCCGCAGGGCTGCGCGCGCGGATCGCCGAGGCGGTTCCGGCCTTCCGCGCGGCGACGGGACGCGCGCCGGGGCTCGCCGTGGTTCTCGTCGGCGACGATCCGGCGAGCGCGGTCTATGTCGGATCGAAGGGCAAGGCGACGGTCGCCGCCGGCATGGAAAGCTTCGAGCATCGCCTGCCCGCGACCGCCCGCCAAGAGGAGGTCGAGGCGCTGCTCGCCACGCTCAACGCCGACGAGGCGGTCGACGGCATCCTGCTGCAACTGCCGCTGCCCGGCCATCTCGACGAGCAGGCCGCGGTCGCGACGATCGATCCCGACAAGGACGTCGACGGCCTGACTCCGGTCAGCGCCGGGCGGCTCGCGCTTGGCATAGCAGGCATGGTGCCCTGCACCCCCTATGGCTGCCTGCTGCTGCTGCAGGACCGGCTCGGCGACCTGTCGGGCAAGGATGCGATCGTCGTCGGGCGGTCGATCCTGGTCGGCAAGCCGATGGGACAGTTGCTCCTCGGCGCCAATTGCACGGTGACGATGGCGCACAGCCGGACCCGCGATCTGCCCGATCTCGTCCGCCGCGCCGACATCGTCGTCGCCGCGGTCGGCCGCGCCGAGATGGTCAAGGGCGACTGGATCAAGCCCGGCGCGATCGTGATCGACGTCGGCATCAACCGCTTGCCGCCCGCCGAGGGCGCTGCGAAGGGCCGGCTCGTCGGCGACGTCGATTATGCCGATGCCGCGAACGTCGCGGACGCGATCACGCCGGTGCCCGGCGGGGTCGGCCCGATGACCATCGCCTGCCTGCTGCGCAACACGCTCGTCGCGGCGCATCGCCGCGCGGGGCTTGCCGATCCGGAGGGCTTTTGA
- the argB gene encoding acetylglutamate kinase, with amino-acid sequence MTPVTDPSKMPDLLAKAETLVEALPYLQRYAGETFVIKYGGHAMGDPEAQRDFAEDVVLLKAVGINPVVVHGGGPQIGAMLKQLGIESTFVGGLRVTDAATAEVAEMVLAGKINKEIVSWIAGLGGRAVGISGKDANLVLAEKVRRTEPDPNSGIERHVDLGFVGEPVAVDPTILVNLTNDHFIPIVAPVALGADGATYNINADTMAGAIAGALGAKRFFLLTDVAGVLDKSGALLTDLDRAAIDGLKGDGTITGGMIPKVETCVAAVDAGVEAAVILDGRIPHAMLLEIFTARGAGTLIHR; translated from the coding sequence ATGACGCCCGTGACCGACCCCTCGAAAATGCCCGACCTGCTCGCCAAGGCCGAAACGCTCGTCGAGGCGCTGCCCTATCTGCAACGCTATGCCGGCGAGACCTTCGTGATCAAATATGGCGGCCACGCGATGGGTGACCCCGAGGCGCAGCGCGACTTCGCCGAGGACGTCGTGCTTCTGAAGGCGGTCGGGATCAACCCCGTCGTCGTCCACGGCGGCGGGCCGCAGATCGGCGCGATGCTGAAACAGCTCGGGATCGAATCGACCTTCGTCGGCGGGCTGCGCGTCACCGACGCGGCGACCGCCGAGGTCGCCGAGATGGTCCTCGCGGGCAAGATCAACAAGGAGATCGTCAGCTGGATCGCCGGGCTGGGCGGCCGCGCGGTCGGCATTTCGGGCAAGGACGCGAATCTCGTTCTCGCCGAAAAGGTCCGCCGCACCGAGCCTGACCCCAATTCGGGGATCGAGCGCCACGTCGATCTGGGCTTCGTCGGCGAGCCCGTCGCGGTCGACCCGACGATCCTCGTCAACCTGACCAACGACCATTTCATCCCCATCGTCGCCCCCGTCGCGCTTGGCGCCGACGGCGCGACCTATAATATCAACGCCGACACGATGGCGGGGGCGATCGCGGGCGCGCTCGGCGCAAAACGCTTCTTCCTGCTTACCGACGTCGCCGGGGTGCTCGACAAGTCGGGGGCGCTGCTTACCGATCTCGACCGCGCGGCGATCGACGGGCTGAAGGGCGACGGTACGATCACCGGGGGCATGATTCCGAAGGTCGAAACCTGCGTCGCGGCGGTCGATGCGGGGGTCGAGGCGGCGGTCATCCTCGACGGCCGCATTCCGCACGCGATGCTGCTCGAAATTTTCACCGCCAGGGGTGCGGGGACGCTCATTCACCGCTAA
- a CDS encoding M23 family metallopeptidase produces the protein MRSRTAGELRRGAVLALAAVLSGCVPSIDAGREPAPQPPARPEPAPRPAPPPPAPPPSPVRADFALQGIAEQGAAMVGRAPDGTRALTFDGKAIPVAADGRFLIAFDRDAGPEARLVATLADGRAVEHDIAVAPGRWRLEHINAPYRGSARSDAEFQRRRPAELAQIAAARSKQVESDGWRQAFRWPVTGRLSGFFGSQRVYQGKPGSYHSGTDVAVPAGTPFVAPADGVVVLAATSPFTLEGNLLIVDHGMGLSSAFLHCQRLDVKLGDRVVQGQRLGTVGATGRATGPHMHWGLKWRDARLDPGKLAGPVGG, from the coding sequence ATGAGGTCGAGGACGGCGGGCGAGCTTCGTCGGGGCGCGGTGCTGGCGCTGGCCGCGGTGCTGTCCGGCTGTGTGCCGTCGATCGATGCGGGAAGAGAGCCGGCGCCGCAGCCGCCGGCCCGTCCCGAACCCGCGCCGCGGCCCGCTCCGCCGCCGCCTGCGCCGCCTCCCTCGCCGGTGCGCGCCGATTTCGCGCTGCAGGGCATCGCCGAGCAGGGCGCGGCGATGGTCGGGCGGGCGCCCGACGGCACGCGCGCGCTGACCTTCGACGGCAAGGCGATTCCGGTCGCCGCCGACGGGCGCTTCCTGATCGCCTTCGATCGCGATGCGGGCCCCGAGGCGCGGCTCGTCGCGACGCTCGCCGACGGGCGCGCGGTCGAGCATGACATTGCGGTGGCGCCGGGCCGCTGGCGGCTCGAGCATATCAACGCACCTTATCGTGGCAGCGCGCGCAGCGACGCGGAATTTCAGCGCCGCCGTCCCGCCGAACTCGCGCAGATCGCAGCAGCGCGGAGCAAGCAGGTCGAATCGGACGGCTGGCGGCAGGCGTTCCGCTGGCCGGTGACCGGGCGATTGTCGGGTTTCTTCGGTTCGCAGCGCGTCTATCAGGGCAAGCCTGGCAGCTATCATAGCGGCACCGACGTCGCGGTTCCCGCGGGAACCCCCTTTGTCGCGCCCGCCGACGGGGTGGTCGTGCTCGCGGCGACTTCCCCTTTCACGCTCGAAGGCAATCTGCTCATCGTCGATCACGGCATGGGTTTGTCGAGCGCCTTTCTCCATTGCCAGCGCCTCGACGTGAAGCTCGGCGACCGCGTCGTGCAGGGCCAGCGGCTTGGCACGGTGGGCGCGACCGGGCGCGCGACGGGGCCGCATATGCACTGGGGCCTCAAGTGGCGCGACGCGCGCCTCGACCCGGGCAAGCTCGCGGGGCCGGTCGGCGGCTGA